A part of Desulfotomaculum nigrificans DSM 574 genomic DNA contains:
- a CDS encoding formate--tetrahydrofolate ligase, translated as MAYDATKLKDYQIAELAEANMPTPGQWREKLGLEKDEVIPYGRICKLDFMKIIDRLRNRPNGKYINVTAITPTPLGEGKTTTTLGLVEGLGKRGMNVGAAIRQPSGGPTMNIKGTAAGGGNALAIPMTEFSLGLTGDINDIMNAHNLGMVALNARMQHERNYSDEELAKRNLRRLDIDPTNVQWNWVIDFCAQGLRKIIMGIGGRTDGYMMESKFNIAVSSELMAILAVARDLQDLRERIGKIIVAYDKKGNPVTTEDLEVAGAMTAFMRNTINPTLISTAEYQPVLVHAGPFANIAIGQSSIIADRIALKMFDYHVTESGFAADIGFEKFWNVKCRFSGLVPNVSVITTTIRALKMHGGGPKVVPGRPLPEEYTRQNLELLEKGIANLLHHINIVKKSGVIPVVCINAFYTDTKEEIAMVRRYAEQAGARCALSEHWLKGGEGALELADAVIDACNEKVDFKYLYPLEMPLRQRVELIAKEVYGADGVSWTPEAEAKAKMFESNPAYADFATMMVKTHLSLSHDPNLKGVPRGWVLPVRDVLVFAGAKFLCPMTGSIMMMPGTGSDPAFRRIDVDTTTGKVLGLF; from the coding sequence ATGGCTTATGATGCAACTAAACTGAAAGATTATCAAATTGCCGAGTTGGCGGAAGCCAATATGCCCACTCCCGGACAGTGGCGGGAGAAACTCGGACTGGAAAAGGATGAAGTCATCCCTTACGGGAGAATTTGTAAGCTGGATTTTATGAAAATTATCGACCGCCTCAGAAATAGACCGAATGGTAAATATATCAATGTTACCGCTATCACCCCAACTCCTCTGGGGGAAGGAAAAACCACCACCACCTTAGGATTGGTGGAAGGTTTGGGTAAGCGGGGGATGAATGTAGGTGCTGCCATTCGCCAACCTTCGGGTGGTCCCACCATGAATATTAAGGGTACCGCAGCCGGAGGTGGTAACGCCCTGGCCATCCCTATGACTGAATTCTCCCTGGGTCTTACCGGTGATATTAACGATATTATGAACGCTCATAACCTTGGTATGGTGGCCCTCAATGCCCGGATGCAGCACGAACGGAACTACAGCGATGAAGAGTTGGCCAAAAGAAACCTGAGGCGTCTGGACATCGACCCCACCAATGTGCAATGGAACTGGGTTATCGACTTCTGTGCCCAGGGGTTGCGCAAGATTATCATGGGCATTGGTGGCCGCACGGACGGCTATATGATGGAGTCCAAGTTCAATATCGCGGTCAGCTCAGAACTAATGGCCATACTCGCCGTGGCCAGGGATTTGCAGGATCTGCGGGAGAGGATCGGCAAAATTATCGTGGCCTATGATAAGAAGGGTAACCCGGTAACTACCGAGGATCTGGAAGTGGCCGGGGCCATGACTGCCTTTATGAGAAACACCATTAACCCGACATTAATAAGCACCGCCGAATACCAACCAGTCTTGGTACATGCCGGTCCATTTGCTAACATTGCCATCGGCCAATCCTCTATTATTGCCGACCGGATTGCCCTTAAGATGTTTGATTACCATGTTACCGAGAGTGGCTTTGCTGCCGATATTGGCTTTGAGAAATTCTGGAATGTTAAGTGCCGTTTCAGCGGACTGGTTCCTAATGTTTCGGTGATCACAACCACCATTCGGGCGTTAAAAATGCATGGTGGCGGTCCCAAGGTAGTTCCAGGTCGCCCCTTGCCCGAAGAATACACCAGGCAGAACCTGGAACTGCTGGAAAAAGGTATTGCCAACCTGTTACACCATATTAACATCGTGAAAAAATCTGGAGTTATACCGGTTGTTTGCATTAACGCTTTTTACACTGACACTAAGGAAGAAATTGCCATGGTCCGCCGCTACGCTGAACAGGCCGGGGCCCGCTGCGCACTATCTGAACACTGGCTGAAAGGTGGGGAAGGGGCCCTGGAATTGGCTGATGCCGTAATTGACGCCTGCAACGAAAAAGTGGACTTCAAGTACCTCTATCCATTAGAGATGCCTCTAAGGCAAAGGGTGGAACTGATTGCTAAAGAAGTATACGGTGCTGATGGTGTTTCCTGGACACCGGAAGCCGAGGCGAAGGCTAAGATGTTTGAATCCAATCCGGCTTATGCTGATTTTGCCACCATGATGGTGAAGACACATTTAAGTCTGTCCCACGATCCTAACCTTAAAGGTGTGCCCAGGGGTTGGGTTTTACCGGTTCGCGATGTGCTGGTCTTTGCCGGGGCCAAATTCCTCTGCCCGATGACCGGATCAATTATGATGATGCCAGGTACTGGCTCAGACCCGGCATTTCGGAGAATTGATGTGGACACTACCACAGGTAAGGTGCTGGGTCTTTTCTAG
- a CDS encoding carbon starvation CstA family protein: MNALTLLLITILILLLAYRYYGYFIATKVLVLDPAKTTPAHTLSDGRDYVPTNKWVVFGHHFAAIAGAGPLIGPVLAAQFGYVPGFLWLLIGAVLAGGVHDMVVLFASIRHKGRSLAEIAKDEVSRVTGAASSIAVLLIILLTMAGLAIVIVNALYANPWGTFTVAFTIPIAMFIGIYMRYLRPGKLAEASFIGIILVLLGVILGPAVKSSALGSLLNFNDQQLKLLLPTYGFIAATLPVWFLLAPRDYLSSYMKIGTIAALAIGIFLVRPDIQMPPVTKFVSGGGPIIPGPVWPFLMITIACGAVSGFHSLIASGTTPKLVDNEKDIPVIGYGAMLTECFVAMMALIAATVLQPGDYFAINSSAKAFAKTGYHIVDLPRLSSLVGEEIAHRPGGAVSLAVGMANIFSSIPGLKALMAYWYQFAIMFEALFILTTIDAGTRVARYILQDIMGKVYKPFERVNWWPGVLITGGLVSFAWGYLLYGGSISTIWPIFGVANQLLATLALTVGTTIIIKKGKIKYALITLLPMIVLFVTTVTAGIWSTFKNYLPNGLVINAVLMIVMIAIVVTVVVDSSMQWMRIIRKHNEGGMGELSRT; this comes from the coding sequence ATGAACGCATTAACCTTACTCCTAATTACCATTCTTATTTTACTACTGGCTTACCGCTATTATGGTTACTTCATTGCCACAAAAGTTTTGGTATTAGATCCAGCTAAAACGACCCCGGCCCATACCTTATCAGACGGCAGGGACTATGTACCAACCAATAAATGGGTCGTGTTTGGTCACCACTTTGCTGCCATTGCCGGGGCAGGACCCCTCATTGGACCTGTACTGGCAGCACAATTCGGCTATGTGCCGGGTTTTTTATGGCTCTTAATTGGGGCTGTTTTAGCCGGGGGCGTCCATGATATGGTAGTTTTATTCGCTTCCATACGGCATAAAGGTAGATCCCTGGCAGAGATCGCTAAGGATGAGGTTAGTCGGGTCACGGGTGCGGCTAGTAGTATTGCTGTTCTCTTAATTATTCTACTAACTATGGCTGGTCTGGCCATTGTGATTGTTAATGCCCTTTATGCCAACCCCTGGGGTACCTTTACCGTTGCCTTTACCATTCCCATCGCTATGTTCATTGGTATTTACATGCGTTATTTACGCCCGGGCAAACTGGCTGAGGCTTCTTTTATTGGCATCATTCTTGTTCTGTTGGGTGTGATACTGGGACCTGCCGTGAAGTCATCTGCTTTAGGTAGTTTACTTAATTTTAATGATCAGCAGCTTAAACTGCTTTTACCAACCTACGGGTTTATAGCAGCGACATTACCTGTGTGGTTTTTACTGGCCCCCAGGGACTATTTAAGCTCATATATGAAGATTGGAACCATTGCTGCCCTGGCTATCGGGATCTTCCTGGTCCGCCCGGACATACAAATGCCCCCCGTGACCAAATTCGTGTCTGGTGGAGGTCCTATTATACCAGGACCCGTTTGGCCCTTTTTAATGATTACCATTGCCTGTGGGGCGGTTTCTGGCTTTCACTCATTGATCGCCTCCGGTACCACACCGAAACTGGTGGATAATGAAAAGGATATCCCGGTTATAGGCTATGGGGCAATGTTAACGGAATGTTTTGTGGCCATGATGGCCCTTATTGCAGCTACCGTTTTACAGCCCGGCGACTATTTTGCCATTAACTCTTCAGCCAAAGCTTTCGCCAAAACCGGTTACCATATCGTTGACCTGCCGCGGTTATCCTCTTTAGTAGGGGAGGAAATAGCGCACCGGCCCGGTGGGGCCGTATCCCTGGCAGTTGGCATGGCCAATATATTTTCCAGTATACCAGGGTTAAAGGCCTTAATGGCCTACTGGTACCAGTTTGCCATTATGTTTGAGGCTTTGTTTATCCTGACCACCATTGATGCAGGTACCAGAGTGGCCCGCTATATTCTGCAAGATATTATGGGTAAGGTGTACAAGCCGTTTGAACGGGTCAACTGGTGGCCCGGGGTACTGATTACAGGTGGGTTGGTGTCCTTTGCCTGGGGGTACTTATTATATGGTGGAAGTATTTCTACCATTTGGCCCATTTTCGGTGTAGCCAACCAACTTCTGGCCACACTGGCCTTAACCGTAGGTACAACCATTATCATAAAGAAAGGGAAAATCAAATACGCCCTAATCACTCTTTTACCTATGATTGTTTTGTTTGTAACTACCGTAACTGCGGGGATTTGGTCAACTTTTAAGAATTACCTACCCAACGGTCTAGTTATTAATGCAGTATTAATGATCGTAATGATTGCCATAGTGGTTACCGTGGTGGTGGACTCATCGATGCAATGGATGCGCATCATTCGTAAACATAATGAAGGGGGCATGGGGGAACTTTCCCGGACATAA
- a CDS encoding indolepyruvate ferredoxin oxidoreductase subunit alpha: MAEIIQYFITNKCKNCAQCQDVCPEKAIYAAEDKYCINDARCNGCGSCVEICPEQAIVKETDHFRIINREADSFFGGGVWPLGDYPLGGKEE, translated from the coding sequence TTGGCAGAGATTATCCAATACTTTATTACTAATAAATGTAAAAATTGTGCCCAGTGCCAGGATGTCTGTCCTGAAAAAGCGATTTATGCAGCTGAAGATAAATACTGTATCAATGATGCGAGATGTAATGGTTGCGGTTCATGTGTGGAGATTTGCCCTGAGCAAGCCATTGTTAAGGAGACTGACCACTTTCGCATTATCAATCGTGAGGCAGATTCCTTCTTTGGCGGTGGCGTTTGGCCATTGGGTGACTATCCTCTGGGAGGTAAAGAAGAATGA
- a CDS encoding CBS domain-containing protein, translated as MQAKDIMQTNVISVTKDTTIKEIAQILTDNKISGVPVVDEAGKLVGIVTEGDLLHKEANPRIPKFVGILGGILYFGGVDQYKDDFKKLAALKASEIMTSKVITVSKDTDVGTIATLMLENNIKRIPVTESGKVIGIVSRADIIKTIAQ; from the coding sequence ATGCAAGCAAAGGATATTATGCAAACCAATGTTATTTCAGTAACAAAGGACACAACTATTAAGGAAATCGCTCAAATATTAACGGATAATAAAATTTCCGGGGTTCCCGTGGTGGATGAAGCAGGCAAATTGGTTGGTATAGTAACTGAGGGAGATCTTTTGCATAAAGAAGCCAATCCTAGAATTCCGAAATTTGTTGGGATTTTAGGAGGTATTTTATATTTTGGCGGTGTCGATCAATACAAAGATGACTTCAAGAAACTGGCAGCTCTGAAAGCTTCCGAAATTATGACCAGTAAGGTAATAACTGTTAGTAAGGATACTGATGTGGGAACCATCGCTACCTTAATGCTTGAAAACAATATAAAACGTATACCAGTTACTGAGTCCGGTAAAGTTATTGGTATTGTTAGCAGAGCCGATATTATTAAAACTATTGCCCAGTAA
- a CDS encoding VanZ family protein, which yields MPKQWLRWLPAVLWCVAIFHFSASPSFTGDSTNSVIIQLLSLSPEDAKLINFIIRKLAHLWEFGFLAVLIWWAMKFQERAAIFVWTLTTIYAAIDEWHQSYVPGRSASVKDVIIDSAGALLVLIFIHWQKRKIQKSKEKEDPTTLI from the coding sequence TTGCCCAAACAATGGTTGCGATGGCTACCCGCCGTTTTATGGTGTGTGGCTATCTTTCATTTTAGTGCCTCTCCTAGCTTTACCGGGGATAGCACAAATTCAGTAATAATACAATTGTTAAGCCTATCCCCAGAGGATGCTAAGTTAATTAATTTCATAATTCGTAAGCTGGCGCACCTGTGGGAGTTTGGTTTTTTGGCCGTCTTAATATGGTGGGCGATGAAGTTCCAAGAACGGGCCGCTATATTCGTATGGACTTTGACAACTATATATGCTGCGATTGACGAATGGCATCAGTCATATGTACCTGGTAGAAGCGCATCCGTAAAGGATGTCATAATTGATTCCGCAGGTGCACTGCTGGTATTAATATTTATCCATTGGCAAAAGAGAAAAATCCAGAAAAGTAAGGAAAAGGAGGATCCAACAACGTTGATTTAA
- a CDS encoding D-serine ammonia-lyase, translating to MNEFNEKLLNQITKLNPVVWQNKKKETSDQALSKLDITYTDIIDAAERLNRFRPLISNLFPETVNGIIESPLLAIPAMKKAMENLYQKDIGGRLYLKCDSHLKIAGSIKARGGIYEVLKHAETLAMAAGILSPEDNYAKLAQPQFKDFFSRYKIAVGSTGNLGLSIGIISSALGFQVTVHMSADAKEWKKKLLRSKGVTVIEYSEDYSKAVAEGRKQCAADPDCYFIDDENSKDLFLGYSVAALRLLDQLNKASITVDDRHPLYVYLPCGVGGAPGGITFGLKHIFKDNVNCYFVEPTHSPCMILGLLTGKYDQLHVREYGIDNITEADGLAVGSPSKLVSHIAEKLIDGIYTISDDELFKLLALLNDTEGIKIEPSAAAGLLGPTLLDTSQNATHICWATGGLLLPDEIYSDMYHKGKDLLNSIKTGINR from the coding sequence ATGAATGAGTTTAATGAAAAATTGCTAAACCAAATTACCAAGTTAAACCCGGTAGTTTGGCAAAACAAAAAGAAAGAAACCAGCGACCAAGCTCTGTCCAAACTGGATATTACATATACAGATATTATTGATGCAGCGGAAAGGCTCAACCGCTTTAGACCATTAATAAGTAATTTGTTTCCGGAAACAGTTAATGGCATTATTGAGTCACCGCTGCTGGCTATCCCGGCCATGAAAAAGGCCATGGAAAACTTATACCAAAAGGATATTGGAGGCCGGCTGTATTTGAAATGCGACAGCCATCTTAAAATTGCCGGGTCCATCAAAGCCAGGGGAGGAATTTATGAGGTATTAAAACATGCAGAAACCCTGGCTATGGCAGCAGGAATTTTATCACCGGAAGATAACTATGCCAAATTAGCCCAACCCCAATTTAAAGATTTCTTTAGCCGATATAAAATTGCCGTTGGTTCCACCGGTAATTTGGGATTGAGCATAGGTATAATTTCCTCAGCTCTGGGGTTTCAGGTTACTGTCCATATGTCCGCTGATGCCAAGGAGTGGAAAAAGAAACTTCTAAGGAGTAAAGGAGTAACCGTAATTGAATATAGTGAAGATTACAGTAAAGCGGTTGCCGAAGGCAGAAAGCAATGTGCGGCTGATCCAGATTGTTACTTCATTGACGATGAAAACTCAAAGGATTTATTTTTAGGATACAGTGTAGCGGCCTTAAGATTGTTAGACCAGCTAAATAAGGCGTCCATAACGGTAGATGACCGTCACCCGCTCTACGTGTATCTACCCTGCGGAGTAGGCGGGGCACCTGGCGGTATTACCTTCGGGCTTAAACATATTTTTAAAGATAATGTGAATTGCTATTTTGTTGAACCTACTCATTCACCCTGCATGATTTTAGGTTTATTAACAGGTAAATATGATCAGTTACATGTACGGGAATACGGCATTGATAACATTACCGAAGCCGATGGCCTGGCCGTAGGTTCACCCTCCAAGTTGGTGTCTCACATAGCAGAAAAACTCATTGACGGCATATATACTATTTCAGATGATGAGTTGTTTAAACTTTTAGCTTTGTTAAATGATACTGAAGGAATTAAAATAGAACCCTCGGCGGCGGCTGGCCTGTTAGGTCCAACCCTATTAGATACATCTCAAAACGCTACTCATATTTGTTGGGCCACCGGCGGGCTATTACTGCCAGATGAAATATATTCGGATATGTATCATAAAGGAAAGGACCTTCTTAATTCTATAAAAACAGGAATAAACAGATAA
- a CDS encoding LAS seventeen-binding protein 3 encodes MDKDNRNNYQLEEETHFPTGDSFVYEPTGSATCINVDCRGEFDFYEFNDEKHNSNGTGDNPLAE; translated from the coding sequence ATGGATAAAGACAATAGAAATAATTATCAGTTGGAAGAAGAAACACACTTCCCTACCGGCGATAGTTTTGTTTATGAGCCCACCGGTTCCGCCACTTGTATTAATGTTGACTGCCGGGGTGAATTCGACTTTTACGAGTTCAATGATGAGAAACATAACTCCAACGGCACTGGGGATAATCCCCTGGCAGAATAA
- a CDS encoding sigma-54 interaction domain-containing protein, translating into MSFGQIQENTAEPQVFPVIAISPEMKKVLNLAKKVASYPTTVLISGETGVGKEVLASYIHRNSNRANYPFIKVNCGAIPESLLESELFGYEPGAFTGARREGAQGLLEAANHGSILFDEISELAPKAQAKLLRALQEREVRRVGGTWSKTVDVRVISSTNRNLREMVKKGLFREDLFYRLQVVHIEIPPLRKRIADIDGLLDYYVKHFSREFGLNKSLSKEVKEILRGYTWPGNVRELRNLLESLMVTVDKEVIDVTDLPRYTTNKPLATDIRPLKEVVDDAERQAIINALKSFSTQHAAEALGINYTTLMRKIQRLGIKTNKKNKFICM; encoded by the coding sequence ATGTCATTTGGTCAAATACAAGAAAACACTGCAGAACCACAGGTTTTTCCGGTGATTGCAATTTCTCCGGAAATGAAAAAGGTTTTGAATTTGGCAAAAAAAGTAGCCAGTTATCCCACCACCGTACTAATAAGTGGCGAAACCGGTGTAGGTAAGGAGGTTTTAGCCTCCTATATTCATCGTAACAGCAACAGAGCTAACTATCCCTTTATAAAAGTTAACTGCGGTGCTATACCTGAAAGTTTGTTGGAATCAGAACTTTTTGGTTATGAACCTGGGGCCTTTACCGGTGCCCGCCGGGAGGGAGCCCAGGGATTATTGGAGGCGGCTAATCATGGTAGTATTCTGTTTGACGAGATAAGTGAATTAGCCCCCAAAGCACAGGCAAAACTCCTGCGGGCACTGCAGGAACGAGAGGTCAGGAGAGTAGGAGGAACCTGGTCCAAAACGGTGGATGTCAGGGTGATCTCTAGTACCAACCGCAACTTAAGGGAGATGGTGAAGAAAGGGCTGTTCCGGGAGGATCTTTTCTACCGTCTTCAGGTGGTGCATATTGAGATACCCCCCTTGCGAAAGCGCATTGCCGATATTGATGGGTTATTGGATTATTATGTTAAGCATTTTTCTAGGGAATTTGGCCTTAACAAAAGTCTGTCAAAGGAGGTTAAGGAGATACTAAGGGGTTATACCTGGCCGGGGAATGTTCGTGAATTACGAAACCTGTTGGAATCATTAATGGTAACGGTAGATAAAGAAGTTATTGATGTTACAGATTTGCCTAGATATACTACTAATAAGCCCTTAGCGACAGATATAAGGCCTCTTAAAGAGGTGGTGGATGATGCTGAACGGCAGGCGATAATAAATGCGTTAAAGAGTTTTAGCACCCAGCATGCTGCTGAAGCATTGGGGATTAATTACACCACACTCATGAGAAAGATACAGAGGCTTGGTATAAAGACCAATAAAAAGAATAAATTTATTTGTATGTGA
- a CDS encoding glutamine synthetase family protein, whose amino-acid sequence MNSQLLDHIRNLIQEHRIHTVRVTLTDNTNITRSRYVPAKAFLQALVDDGINYPSTLFSMDTSARLVAEAGDGYAGGYPSWLLKPDLNTFIVLPWVSGTARVIADVLQPNGEPVHVSPRQVLKNIINQVNEAGFTVRGAFEFEFYVYKQNSGHLDPAWHGLNCFADVNQAQLEEIFTSIIQGLDGIGAGPEVANTEYGPGQFEITNSPFTGVEVADMAVYYRSAIKEILSQRGYTATFMGKPNGAASGSGGHFHFSMYNNKKQNVFFNPTSSDGLSDICRWAIGGQLYHARAICALVNSTINSYKRLLPYTFAPVNASWGHEHRCTMIRVPAARGYNTRLENRLPAADTNPYLASAAILAASLDGIKNKIEPPASSDGLDPYAQENLTPLPSSLSEALEELQRDNVITSYMGKEFIKHYITLRKSEWQRYQTHVSDWEIKEYLDLF is encoded by the coding sequence ATGAATAGTCAACTTTTAGATCACATACGCAACTTAATTCAAGAACATCGTATTCATACAGTAAGGGTTACTCTGACAGATAACACTAACATTACCCGTTCCAGGTATGTCCCAGCCAAAGCCTTTTTACAGGCATTGGTTGATGATGGCATTAATTACCCCTCCACCCTTTTTTCTATGGATACCTCGGCACGTTTAGTGGCTGAGGCTGGGGATGGTTATGCCGGGGGTTACCCCAGTTGGTTACTAAAGCCTGACTTAAATACCTTCATAGTTTTACCCTGGGTATCGGGCACAGCTAGAGTTATTGCCGACGTTTTGCAGCCAAACGGCGAACCGGTCCATGTTTCTCCCAGGCAAGTATTAAAAAATATTATTAACCAGGTTAATGAAGCTGGTTTTACCGTAAGGGGTGCCTTCGAATTTGAGTTTTATGTATATAAACAAAACAGCGGCCATTTGGATCCTGCCTGGCATGGCCTTAACTGTTTTGCCGATGTAAACCAGGCCCAATTGGAAGAAATCTTTACGTCAATTATTCAGGGCTTGGATGGCATAGGAGCCGGGCCGGAAGTAGCAAACACCGAGTATGGCCCGGGACAATTTGAAATAACAAACTCACCATTCACCGGTGTAGAGGTGGCTGACATGGCGGTGTATTACCGTTCCGCCATCAAAGAGATTTTAAGCCAAAGGGGCTATACCGCAACCTTCATGGGCAAGCCCAACGGTGCTGCCAGTGGCAGCGGCGGTCACTTTCACTTTTCAATGTACAACAACAAAAAACAAAACGTTTTCTTTAATCCCACCAGCTCCGACGGTTTATCTGATATCTGCAGATGGGCCATCGGTGGACAACTTTACCACGCCAGAGCCATTTGTGCCCTGGTTAATTCCACCATAAACAGTTATAAAAGACTTTTACCCTATACCTTTGCACCGGTTAATGCCTCCTGGGGACATGAACACCGTTGTACCATGATCCGCGTTCCGGCAGCCAGGGGGTATAATACAAGGCTGGAAAACCGGCTGCCGGCTGCTGATACCAACCCGTACCTGGCTAGTGCGGCAATACTGGCAGCCAGCCTGGACGGCATTAAAAATAAGATTGAGCCACCGGCCAGCAGCGACGGTCTTGACCCTTATGCCCAGGAAAATCTAACACCGTTGCCGTCTTCACTGTCTGAGGCGCTGGAGGAACTGCAGAGGGACAATGTTATCACCTCTTATATGGGAAAGGAGTTTATTAAACACTATATCACCCTGCGCAAATCCGAGTGGCAACGCTACCAAACCCATGTCAGTGACTGGGAAATCAAAGAGTACCTTGACCTTTTTTAA
- a CDS encoding acetamidase/formamidase family protein, which produces MYRIPKDKTIYAMSKMAAPVLEVEDSSTVVFETCDCFADQIQSEDVVFSQLDWERINPATGPVFVKGAEPGDILQVKIVDIKLADHGVMVTGPGLGSMGKIFTENEIKIIPIRDGQAVFDKDLCLPVKPMIGVIGTAPADEPVPCGTPGSHGGNMDCKKIGPGAALYLPVNVPGALFALGDLHAVMGDGEVAVCGVEISGEVTVELNVIKGKKLPLPLLVDNQHVITISSHVDLDTAAEECTKNMAELLVNEIGMTKHQAVKLMSLAGDLRVCQIVDPLRTARFEFPLWLVEKFGYKFKLGS; this is translated from the coding sequence ATGTACCGCATCCCCAAAGACAAAACAATATACGCCATGTCCAAAATGGCTGCTCCTGTACTGGAGGTGGAAGACAGCTCAACAGTGGTTTTTGAAACCTGCGATTGTTTTGCCGACCAGATTCAGTCTGAAGATGTGGTTTTTTCCCAGCTTGATTGGGAAAGAATCAACCCCGCCACTGGTCCGGTATTTGTGAAAGGCGCTGAACCCGGCGACATTCTGCAAGTAAAAATAGTTGATATTAAACTGGCGGATCACGGTGTAATGGTCACTGGCCCCGGTTTAGGCAGTATGGGAAAAATTTTTACAGAAAATGAAATTAAAATCATCCCCATTCGTGATGGACAAGCTGTTTTTGATAAGGATTTATGCTTACCGGTTAAGCCCATGATCGGGGTAATTGGTACCGCTCCGGCCGATGAACCGGTTCCCTGCGGTACCCCCGGTAGTCACGGCGGTAATATGGACTGCAAAAAAATTGGCCCTGGTGCTGCCCTTTATCTGCCTGTAAATGTACCCGGCGCTTTGTTTGCTCTGGGTGACCTGCACGCTGTCATGGGGGATGGAGAGGTGGCAGTTTGTGGGGTTGAAATTTCAGGTGAAGTAACTGTAGAGTTAAATGTAATCAAGGGTAAAAAGTTGCCCCTGCCTTTGCTGGTGGACAACCAACATGTAATTACTATCAGTTCCCATGTTGATTTGGATACAGCTGCCGAGGAATGCACCAAAAATATGGCTGAGCTACTGGTGAATGAAATTGGCATGACCAAACACCAGGCAGTGAAACTGATGAGTCTGGCAGGGGACCTTCGGGTATGTCAAATTGTTGATCCGCTGCGTACAGCACGCTTTGAGTTTCCACTCTGGCTGGTGGAAAAATTCGGTTATAAATTTAAATTAGGGAGTTAA